A genomic window from Ideonella sp. WA131b includes:
- a CDS encoding PIN domain-containing protein, whose product MPARKLPTAEPSPRYLAHRGPVLVDSGPLIALFNGADRWHARVRDWLRDNPGAELWSTWPVATEVCALLARRIANDCALDFLRWVQRGALVLQPAAEGSVTEVLRISEHFAYLPFDLADASIAEAAARLKLRHVLSLDADFDVYRDRGGRPLLNLLR is encoded by the coding sequence GTGCCTGCTCGCAAGCTGCCCACGGCTGAGCCATCGCCGCGCTACCTGGCCCACCGCGGCCCGGTGCTGGTGGACAGCGGGCCATTGATCGCGCTGTTCAACGGGGCCGACCGCTGGCACGCCCGGGTGCGGGACTGGCTGCGCGACAACCCGGGCGCCGAGCTGTGGTCCACCTGGCCGGTGGCCACCGAGGTCTGCGCGCTGTTGGCGCGTCGCATCGCCAACGACTGCGCGCTGGACTTCCTGCGCTGGGTGCAGCGCGGCGCCCTGGTGCTCCAGCCCGCGGCGGAGGGCTCCGTGACGGAGGTGCTGCGCATCAGCGAGCACTTTGCCTACCTGCCCTTCGACCTGGCCGACGCCTCCATCGCCGAGGCCGCGGCGCGGCTGAAGCTCCGCCACGTGCTCAGTCTGGACGCCGACTTCGATGTCTACCGCGACCGCGGCGGCCGGCCGCTGCTCAACCTGCTGCGCTGA
- a CDS encoding tetratricopeptide repeat protein: protein MNTPHNPFAAHDPYATGAAPTSFGAPVPAAAQAPLVYDVTEADFQARVLERSLEVPVLLDCWAPWCGPCRSLGPLLERLAEAYGGAFELAKINTDEAPNLSAALRVRSIPLVVLFVGGRPVDQFTGALPEGQIRAFLDKHLQPPADPVQALLDEAAAAPAEDAEAMLTEALQMVPGHPDVTAALADRLLARNAEIAEVTALLDAVPEAERGERDDALRKRLALLANRPAGDPQALAARVATNPRDFEARFALGAWQVFEGDWKAAFDNLLEVVLRDKAEGRPDRERARQQLIEWFGACPDAEAVSHGRRYLGMYLN from the coding sequence ATGAACACGCCGCACAACCCGTTCGCCGCCCACGACCCCTACGCCACCGGCGCCGCCCCGACCTCTTTCGGCGCGCCCGTGCCGGCGGCGGCGCAGGCCCCCTTGGTTTACGACGTCACCGAGGCCGACTTCCAGGCCCGCGTGCTGGAGCGCTCGCTTGAGGTGCCCGTGCTGCTGGACTGCTGGGCGCCCTGGTGCGGCCCCTGCCGCAGCCTGGGCCCCCTGCTGGAGCGCCTGGCCGAGGCCTACGGCGGCGCCTTCGAGCTGGCCAAGATCAACACCGACGAGGCCCCCAACCTCAGCGCGGCGCTGCGCGTCCGCAGCATTCCGCTGGTGGTGCTGTTCGTGGGGGGGCGGCCGGTCGACCAGTTCACCGGCGCACTGCCCGAGGGCCAGATCCGGGCTTTCCTCGACAAGCACCTGCAGCCGCCGGCCGATCCCGTGCAGGCCCTGCTCGACGAAGCCGCAGCGGCCCCGGCCGAGGATGCCGAGGCCATGCTCACCGAAGCGCTGCAGATGGTGCCCGGCCACCCCGACGTGACGGCGGCGCTGGCCGATCGGCTGCTCGCGCGCAACGCCGAGATCGCCGAAGTGACCGCGCTGCTCGACGCCGTGCCCGAGGCTGAGCGCGGTGAGCGCGACGACGCGCTGCGCAAGCGCCTGGCGCTGCTGGCCAACCGCCCCGCCGGCGATCCCCAGGCCCTGGCCGCGCGTGTGGCCACCAACCCGCGCGACTTCGAGGCCCGCTTTGCCCTGGGGGCCTGGCAGGTGTTCGAGGGCGACTGGAAGGCTGCCTTCGACAACCTGCTCGAGGTGGTGTTGCGCGACAAGGCCGAGGGCCGGCCCGACCGCGAACGGGCGCGCCAGCAGCTCATCGAGTGGTTCGGTGCCTGCCCCGACGCCGAGGCCGTGAGCCACGGCCGGCGCTATCTGGGCATGTACCTCAATTGA
- a CDS encoding pyrroline-5-carboxylate reductase, producing the protein MDTVAAQRIGFIGGGHMAAALIGGLVRSGHDQAALVVVEPDEAARERLLHAHGVRAQAAADTRLAGCDTVVWAVKPQFFAQAAAPCAAHVAGALQLSVMAGVRCATIAAATGSLRIVRSMPNTPALIGQGIAGLYAEPAVSAAGRDGAEALLAPTGGVLWVAHEADLDAVTALSGSGPAYVFYFLEAMMQAAVEMGLSPEQGRALGQATFAGAAALAMRSDLSPAALREQVTSKGGTTHAAITSLDADGVKTRFVKALHAARARAEELGRG; encoded by the coding sequence ATGGACACAGTGGCGGCGCAGCGGATCGGCTTCATCGGTGGCGGCCACATGGCCGCGGCCCTGATCGGTGGCCTGGTGCGCAGCGGGCACGACCAGGCGGCGCTGGTCGTCGTCGAGCCCGACGAGGCGGCGCGCGAGCGGCTGTTGCACGCGCACGGCGTGCGCGCCCAGGCCGCTGCCGACACCCGGCTCGCCGGCTGTGACACCGTCGTCTGGGCGGTGAAGCCGCAGTTCTTTGCCCAGGCCGCCGCGCCCTGCGCAGCCCACGTGGCCGGCGCGCTGCAGCTCAGCGTGATGGCCGGCGTACGCTGCGCCACGATCGCCGCGGCCACCGGCAGCCTGCGCATCGTGCGCAGCATGCCCAACACACCCGCCCTCATTGGCCAGGGCATCGCGGGCCTGTACGCCGAGCCGGCGGTCAGCGCGGCCGGGCGCGATGGCGCCGAGGCCCTGCTCGCGCCCACCGGCGGCGTGCTGTGGGTGGCGCATGAGGCCGACCTGGATGCCGTGACGGCGCTGTCCGGCTCGGGGCCGGCCTATGTCTTCTACTTTCTGGAAGCCATGATGCAGGCCGCCGTTGAGATGGGCCTGAGCCCGGAGCAGGGCCGCGCACTCGGGCAGGCCACCTTTGCCGGTGCGGCGGCGCTGGCCATGCGCTCCGATCTGTCGCCTGCGGCGTTGCGCGAACAGGTCACGAGCAAGGGCGGCACCACGCACGCCGCCATCACCTCGCTCGACGCCGACGGCGTGAAGACCCGGTTCGTGAAAGCGCTGCACGCGGCGCGGGCGCGCGCCGAGGAGCTTGGTCGCGGATGA
- a CDS encoding acetamidase/formamidase family protein yields the protein MSWLSTSIMRTRGVAQGRTPDTHALTEARQGTYHYTIGPYSTPVMQVRPGDRVIVETRDAFEGKVKTEQDLPSKVLSMPFVNPQSGPILIEGAEKGDVVAVYIESMAPRGPNPRGTCAMIPQFGALSATSLTAMLHDSLPEIVRKIDLDEDGVYWSKRVTLPYRPHIGTLSCSPEIDSINTLTPDSHGGNMDLPDMGPGSITYLPVRTAGARLFIGDAHACQGDGEVCGTAVEYASTTTIQVDLIKGWNLEWPRLENETRIMAIGSARPLEDAARIAYKELVLWMEAEFGYDRWDAYMMLSQCGLVRLGNFVDPKYTVGAGIEKKYLTP from the coding sequence ATGAGTTGGCTGAGCACCTCGATCATGCGCACACGCGGCGTCGCGCAGGGCCGAACGCCCGACACGCACGCGCTGACCGAAGCCAGGCAGGGCACCTACCACTACACCATCGGCCCCTACTCCACGCCGGTGATGCAGGTGAGGCCCGGCGACCGCGTGATCGTCGAAACCCGCGACGCCTTTGAAGGCAAGGTCAAGACCGAGCAAGACCTGCCGTCCAAAGTGCTGAGCATGCCCTTCGTGAACCCCCAGAGCGGGCCCATCCTCATCGAGGGCGCCGAGAAGGGCGACGTGGTGGCCGTCTACATCGAGAGCATGGCGCCGCGCGGCCCCAACCCGCGCGGCACCTGCGCGATGATTCCCCAGTTCGGCGCGCTCAGCGCCACGTCACTGACGGCGATGCTGCACGACTCGTTGCCCGAGATCGTGCGCAAGATCGACCTCGATGAAGACGGCGTCTACTGGAGCAAGCGCGTCACGCTGCCCTATCGACCGCACATCGGCACGCTGAGCTGCAGTCCCGAGATCGACAGCATCAACACACTGACGCCCGACTCGCACGGCGGCAATATGGACCTGCCCGACATGGGCCCTGGCAGCATCACCTACCTGCCGGTGCGCACGGCCGGTGCGCGACTGTTCATCGGCGACGCACACGCCTGCCAGGGCGATGGCGAGGTCTGCGGCACCGCCGTCGAATACGCCAGCACGACGACCATCCAGGTCGACCTGATCAAGGGCTGGAACCTCGAGTGGCCGCGGCTGGAGAACGAGACCCGCATCATGGCCATCGGAAGCGCACGGCCGCTGGAAGACGCGGCGCGCATCGCCTACAAGGAACTGGTGTTGTGGATGGAAGCCGAGTTCGGCTACGACCGCTGGGACGCCTACATGATGCTCAGCCAGTGCGGCCTGGTGCGACTGGGGAATTTTGTTGACCCGAAGTACACGGTGGGCGCAGGCATCGAGAAGAAGTACCTGACCCCCTGA
- a CDS encoding DUF1993 domain-containing protein: protein MSSDMYIQSVPVFKQMLNAMKAVLAKAEAHAVAHAVEPDAYLQARLFPDMFPLLKQVQIAADFARGVSARLAGVAVPAGEGQEKSFADLTAMLDESLVFLDSLQAAQFDGSDKREIVLRPGTPKERRFSGQAYLAHYGLPQFFFHVTTVYAILRHNGIQIGKKDYMGAY from the coding sequence ATGAGCTCAGACATGTACATCCAATCGGTTCCAGTCTTCAAGCAAATGCTGAATGCAATGAAGGCCGTGCTGGCAAAGGCTGAAGCACATGCCGTGGCCCACGCCGTCGAGCCCGATGCGTACCTGCAAGCGCGGCTGTTCCCCGACATGTTTCCCTTGCTCAAGCAGGTGCAGATTGCGGCCGACTTTGCGCGCGGCGTTTCTGCTCGTCTTGCAGGGGTTGCGGTCCCTGCCGGTGAAGGGCAAGAGAAGAGCTTTGCCGATCTGACCGCCATGCTGGATGAGAGCCTGGTGTTCCTGGACAGCTTGCAGGCCGCACAGTTCGACGGCAGCGACAAGCGCGAGATCGTCCTGCGCCCTGGCACGCCGAAGGAGAGGAGGTTCAGCGGCCAAGCCTATCTGGCCCACTACGGATTGCCGCAGTTCTTCTTTCACGTCACCACGGTCTACGCCATCCTGCGGCACAACGGCATTCAGATCGGCAAGAAGGACTACATGGGCGCGTACTAG
- a CDS encoding SDR family oxidoreductase codes for MDLGLKGLKAVVTGGTKGIGRAIAQTLAAEGAHIAFCARNADEVQQTSKDFAAAYPGIKVHGAVADVGDAGGLAAFVNGAAAAFGGLDIVVANVSALAIPNDEANWQKTFEVDMMGTVRLVNAAMPYLEQSSAASIVTISSVSGREIDFASGPYGAFKAAIVHYTQGLAYHLAGKKIRANTVSPGNTYFKGGVWEQIEHGNPDLFKMALGLNPTGRMGTPQEMANAAVFLASPAASFITGTNLVVDGALTKGVQL; via the coding sequence ATGGATCTCGGACTCAAGGGCCTGAAGGCCGTCGTCACTGGGGGCACCAAGGGCATCGGCCGCGCGATCGCGCAGACGCTGGCGGCAGAAGGCGCGCACATCGCTTTCTGCGCGCGCAACGCCGATGAAGTCCAGCAGACGAGCAAGGACTTCGCCGCCGCTTATCCCGGCATCAAGGTGCACGGGGCGGTCGCCGATGTTGGCGACGCGGGCGGTCTGGCCGCTTTCGTCAATGGCGCAGCGGCCGCCTTCGGCGGGCTGGACATCGTCGTGGCCAACGTCAGCGCACTGGCGATACCGAACGACGAAGCCAACTGGCAGAAGACCTTCGAGGTCGACATGATGGGCACGGTGCGGCTCGTCAATGCCGCCATGCCTTACCTCGAGCAAAGCAGCGCCGCTTCCATCGTCACGATCAGCAGCGTCTCGGGCCGCGAGATCGACTTTGCCTCCGGCCCCTACGGCGCCTTCAAGGCCGCCATCGTCCACTACACGCAGGGCCTGGCCTATCACCTGGCGGGCAAGAAGATCCGCGCCAACACGGTGTCGCCGGGCAACACCTATTTCAAGGGCGGCGTGTGGGAGCAGATCGAGCACGGCAACCCCGATCTGTTCAAGATGGCGCTGGGCCTGAACCCGACAGGCCGCATGGGCACCCCGCAGGAGATGGCCAATGCCGCGGTCTTCCTGGCCAGCCCGGCGGCGAGCTTCATCACCGGCACCAATCTCGTGGTCGATGGCGCGCTGACCAAGGGCGTGCAGCTCTGA
- a CDS encoding Glu/Leu/Phe/Val dehydrogenase, translated as MAASRTPLSPTPLSFVSPGPDSPWGTYISQVDRVIPYLGHLARWAETLKRPKRALIVDIPIELDNGDVAHFEGFRVQHNLSRGPGKGGVRYHPDVTLEEVMALAAWMSIKNAAVNLPYGGAKGGIRVDPKQLSNKELERMTRRYTSEIGMIIGPQQDIPAPDVNTNPQIMAWMMDTYCMNTGSNATGVVTGKPVHLGGSLGRVKATGRGVFVTGREAARRLNLDLNSARVAVQGFGNVGSSAAELFAQAGSKIVAAQDHTGTIVNDRGFDMADLMAHVKATGGVGGFKGGESCDAEAFWDVNCDILIPAALEGQITAERARRITAKLVLEGANGPTVPSADDILADRGVLVVPDVICNAGGVTVSYFEWVQDFSSFFWTEDEINVRLDKIMIGALKKIWDTADRHQITLRTATFAVACERILTAREERGLYP; from the coding sequence ATGGCCGCCTCGCGCACGCCCCTCTCGCCGACCCCGTTGTCCTTCGTCAGTCCCGGGCCCGACAGCCCCTGGGGCACCTACATCAGCCAGGTCGACCGCGTCATCCCCTACCTTGGCCACCTGGCCCGGTGGGCCGAGACGCTCAAGCGCCCGAAGCGCGCGTTGATCGTGGACATTCCGATCGAGCTCGACAACGGCGATGTCGCTCACTTCGAGGGTTTCCGCGTCCAGCACAACCTGAGCCGCGGCCCGGGCAAGGGCGGCGTGCGCTACCACCCCGACGTCACGCTCGAGGAGGTGATGGCGCTGGCGGCGTGGATGAGCATCAAGAACGCGGCCGTCAATCTGCCCTATGGCGGCGCCAAGGGCGGCATCCGCGTCGACCCGAAGCAGCTCAGCAACAAGGAGCTGGAGCGCATGACGCGGCGCTACACCAGCGAAATCGGCATGATCATCGGGCCGCAGCAGGACATTCCGGCGCCCGACGTGAACACCAACCCGCAGATCATGGCGTGGATGATGGACACCTACTGCATGAACACCGGCAGCAACGCCACCGGCGTCGTCACGGGCAAGCCGGTGCACCTGGGTGGCAGCCTGGGCCGCGTCAAGGCCACCGGCCGCGGCGTGTTCGTCACCGGCCGCGAGGCGGCGCGCCGCCTGAACCTCGATCTGAACAGCGCCCGCGTGGCGGTGCAGGGCTTCGGCAACGTCGGCTCGTCGGCGGCGGAGCTGTTCGCGCAGGCCGGCAGCAAGATCGTCGCCGCGCAAGACCACACCGGCACCATCGTCAACGACCGCGGCTTCGACATGGCCGACCTGATGGCGCACGTCAAGGCCACCGGCGGCGTCGGCGGCTTCAAGGGTGGCGAGTCGTGTGATGCCGAGGCCTTCTGGGACGTGAACTGCGACATCCTGATCCCGGCCGCACTTGAGGGGCAGATCACGGCCGAGCGGGCGCGGCGCATCACCGCGAAGCTGGTGCTTGAGGGCGCCAACGGCCCGACGGTGCCCAGCGCCGACGACATCCTGGCCGACCGCGGCGTGCTCGTCGTGCCCGACGTCATCTGCAACGCCGGTGGCGTGACGGTGAGCTACTTCGAGTGGGTGCAGGACTTCAGCTCGTTCTTCTGGACCGAAGACGAGATCAACGTGCGCCTGGACAAGATCATGATCGGCGCGCTGAAGAAGATCTGGGACACCGCCGACCGCCACCAGATCACGCTGCGCACCGCCACCTTCGCGGTGGCCTGCGAGCGCATCCTCACGGCGCGCGAGGAGCGCGGTCTGTATCCCTGA
- the ubiA gene encoding 4-hydroxybenzoate octaprenyltransferase → MAAAAPPPPGPPPGRLALYLDLVRWDRPAGWLLLLWPTLGALWIAADGWPGWHLLGVFVAGTVLMRSAGCCVNDVADREFDRHVKRTAQRPVTRGAVSPREALAVGAVLALVAFGLVLTTSAPAILLSVAALAVTLLYPYAKRVLAMPQAVLGVAFSFGIPMAFAAAQGGREWGLQAIADAVPWQAWALLVSNLFWVLAYDTEYAMVDRDDDLAIGMKTSAITLGRFDVAAVMAFYAVYLLAWGWFGRALGLGGWFLAGLAVAAIQAAWHCTLIRDRSREGCFRAFRANHWLGFAVFAGTVVDLALR, encoded by the coding sequence GTGGCTGCCGCTGCTCCGCCGCCGCCGGGCCCGCCGCCTGGCCGCCTGGCCCTCTACCTCGACCTCGTCCGCTGGGACCGCCCCGCTGGCTGGCTGCTGCTGCTGTGGCCCACGCTCGGCGCGCTGTGGATCGCCGCCGACGGCTGGCCGGGCTGGCACCTCCTGGGCGTGTTCGTGGCCGGCACGGTGCTCATGCGCAGCGCCGGGTGTTGCGTCAATGACGTGGCCGACCGCGAGTTCGACCGTCACGTCAAGCGCACCGCCCAGCGCCCTGTCACGCGCGGCGCAGTGTCGCCGCGCGAGGCGCTGGCGGTGGGTGCGGTGTTGGCGTTGGTGGCCTTTGGCCTCGTGCTCACCACCAGCGCGCCGGCCATCCTGCTCAGTGTCGCGGCGCTGGCGGTGACGCTGCTGTATCCCTACGCCAAGCGCGTGCTGGCCATGCCGCAGGCGGTGCTGGGCGTGGCGTTCAGCTTCGGCATTCCGATGGCCTTTGCGGCGGCGCAGGGTGGGCGCGAGTGGGGCCTGCAGGCCATTGCCGACGCCGTGCCCTGGCAGGCCTGGGCGCTGCTGGTGAGCAACCTGTTCTGGGTGCTGGCCTACGACACCGAGTACGCCATGGTCGACCGCGACGACGACCTCGCGATAGGCATGAAGACCAGCGCCATCACGCTGGGCCGGTTCGACGTGGCGGCGGTCATGGCCTTCTATGCCGTGTACCTGCTGGCCTGGGGGTGGTTCGGCCGTGCCCTGGGGCTGGGTGGCTGGTTCCTGGCCGGTCTCGCGGTGGCGGCGATTCAAGCCGCGTGGCACTGCACGCTCATCCGCGACCGCAGCCGCGAGGGCTGCTTCCGCGCCTTCCGCGCCAACCACTGGTTGGGCTTCGCCGTGTTTGCGGGCACGGTGGTGGACCTGGCGCTGCGCTGA
- a CDS encoding CopG family transcriptional regulator — MTVTIKLDPSLEEQLRQRAQASGRSTSEVVRAALKLYLAQDEAVGAPRSAYDLGADLFGRHAGPADLATRRRLGFAAGVAERHARRG, encoded by the coding sequence ATGACCGTCACCATCAAGCTTGATCCCTCGCTCGAGGAGCAGCTGCGCCAGCGCGCTCAGGCCAGCGGCCGAAGCACGAGCGAGGTCGTGCGCGCCGCGCTGAAGCTGTACCTGGCGCAGGACGAGGCTGTCGGCGCGCCACGCTCGGCGTACGACCTCGGGGCCGACCTCTTTGGCCGCCACGCCGGGCCCGCCGACCTCGCCACGCGGCGGCGGCTGGGATTCGCAGCCGGGGTCGCCGAGCGCCACGCGCGCCGGGGCTGA
- a CDS encoding NAD(P)/FAD-dependent oxidoreductase, protein MTDLASHPSQAASAWFIDFEQALRAHNLEAAMALFDADCYWRDLVSFTWNISTQEGPAAIRAMLQARLADVQPHHFQIEGQATEADGVIDAWFTFETAVARGRGHARLKNGKCWTLLTTMTELKGYEEKKGAQRIKGAEHGVHPGRKTWLEERQHEQATLGFETQPYVLIVGGGQGGIALGARLRRLGVPALIVEKNEKPGDSWRKRYKSLCLHDPVWYDHLPYLPFPDDWPVFAPKDKIGDWLEMYTKVMELNYWGSTTAKKARFDEASQTWEVVVERGGKDITLRPTQLVFALGVSGYPNVPQIAGAETFQGEQHHSSKHPGPEAYKGKKAVVLGSNNSSHDICAALWEHGADVTMIQRSSTHIAPSDSLMELALGGLYSEQAVKNGVHTDMADLIFASIPYKIMAPMQVPVYDEMKKRDADLYARLEKAGFMLDFGVDGSGLFMKYLRRGSGYYIDVGASELVANGSIKLKSRVNIDRINPNSVTLSDGTELPADLIVYATGYGSMNGWLAELISPEVADQVGKVWGLGSDTPKDPGPWEGELRNMWKPTQVPQLWFHGGNLHQSRHYSQFLAFQLKARMEGLDTPVYRLAPVHHKR, encoded by the coding sequence ATGACCGACCTTGCGTCCCACCCTAGCCAGGCCGCCAGCGCCTGGTTTATCGACTTCGAGCAGGCGCTGCGTGCGCACAACCTCGAAGCGGCGATGGCCCTGTTCGACGCCGACTGCTACTGGCGCGATCTGGTCAGCTTCACCTGGAACATCAGCACACAGGAAGGGCCGGCGGCCATCAGAGCAATGCTCCAGGCAAGGCTGGCAGATGTGCAGCCGCACCACTTCCAGATCGAAGGTCAGGCGACGGAAGCCGATGGCGTGATCGACGCCTGGTTCACCTTCGAGACCGCTGTGGCCCGCGGCCGCGGCCACGCGCGTCTGAAGAATGGCAAGTGCTGGACGCTGCTGACCACGATGACTGAGCTGAAGGGCTACGAAGAGAAAAAGGGCGCGCAACGCATCAAGGGCGCAGAACACGGTGTGCACCCGGGCCGCAAGACCTGGCTCGAAGAACGCCAGCACGAGCAGGCGACGCTGGGCTTCGAGACCCAGCCCTATGTGTTGATCGTCGGCGGCGGCCAGGGCGGCATCGCGCTGGGTGCGCGGCTGCGCCGGTTGGGCGTACCGGCCCTCATCGTCGAGAAGAACGAGAAGCCCGGGGACAGCTGGCGCAAGCGCTACAAGAGCCTGTGCCTGCACGACCCGGTCTGGTACGACCACCTGCCCTATCTGCCCTTCCCGGATGACTGGCCCGTGTTCGCGCCCAAGGACAAGATCGGCGACTGGCTCGAGATGTACACCAAGGTCATGGAGCTGAACTACTGGGGCAGCACCACGGCCAAGAAGGCGCGCTTCGACGAGGCCAGCCAGACCTGGGAAGTGGTGGTCGAGCGCGGTGGCAAGGACATCACGCTGCGGCCCACGCAGCTGGTGTTCGCACTCGGTGTGTCGGGCTACCCGAATGTGCCGCAGATCGCCGGCGCCGAGACCTTTCAGGGCGAGCAGCACCACAGCAGCAAGCACCCTGGGCCCGAGGCCTACAAGGGAAAGAAGGCCGTGGTGCTGGGCAGCAACAACAGCTCGCACGACATCTGCGCCGCGCTGTGGGAACACGGCGCCGACGTGACCATGATCCAGCGCAGCAGCACCCACATCGCGCCCTCCGATTCGCTGATGGAGCTGGCGCTGGGCGGCCTCTATTCCGAGCAGGCGGTGAAGAACGGCGTGCACACCGACATGGCCGACCTGATCTTCGCCAGCATTCCCTACAAGATCATGGCGCCGATGCAGGTGCCGGTCTACGACGAGATGAAGAAGCGCGACGCCGACCTGTATGCGCGGCTCGAAAAGGCAGGCTTCATGCTGGACTTCGGCGTCGACGGCTCCGGCCTGTTCATGAAGTACCTGCGCCGCGGCTCGGGCTACTACATCGACGTCGGGGCTTCAGAGCTGGTAGCCAATGGCAGCATCAAGCTGAAGAGCCGCGTCAACATCGACCGCATCAACCCGAACAGCGTGACGCTCTCGGACGGGACCGAGCTGCCGGCCGACCTGATCGTCTACGCCACCGGCTACGGCAGCATGAACGGCTGGCTGGCCGAGCTGATCTCGCCCGAGGTGGCCGACCAGGTCGGCAAGGTCTGGGGCTTGGGCAGTGACACGCCCAAGGACCCCGGTCCGTGGGAGGGCGAACTGCGGAACATGTGGAAACCCACGCAGGTTCCGCAGCTGTGGTTCCACGGCGGCAATCTGCACCAGAGCCGGCACTACTCGCAGTTCCTGGCTTTCCAGCTGAAGGCGCGGATGGAAGGGCTGGATACGCCGGTCTACAGGCTGGCGCCGGTGCACCACAAGCGCTGA